In Gossypium hirsutum isolate 1008001.06 chromosome D06, Gossypium_hirsutum_v2.1, whole genome shotgun sequence, one genomic interval encodes:
- the LOC107899957 gene encoding uncharacterized protein, producing the protein MTPRKKLPKRVWIVLDASSVSPPCFTLCLNPSPTPFSSSLSTQIKSASISKTKENPFSSSPSFIFVSIFSLSIFLNSVVSIFDAFSSKDRVGTVLQLQVLSLALLFLLYSALGLLNNKKGDGLRYKPLGAEIQLMDSNGGNFTLDSDDDLDNGIKEEDGLVKEKSAVVELGGNGHASHV; encoded by the exons ATGACTCCAAGAAAAAAGCTACCGAAGAGAGTCTGGATAGT ATTAGATGCCTCTTCAGTTTcccctccctgttttaccctctgCCTCAACCCGAGTCCAACTCCATTTTCTTCTTCACTTTCAACCCAGATCAAATCTGCCTCTATTTCTAAAACTAAAGAGAACCCTTTTTCTTCTTCACCATCTTTCATCTTTGTATCAATCTTTTCCCTTTCGATTTTCTTAAATTCTGTGGTTTCAATCTTTGATGCTTTCAGTTCAAAAGATCGGGTGGGGACGGTGCTCCAGTTACAAGTGCTCTCACTTGCTCTGCTCTTCTTGCTTTACTCTGCTTTGGGTCTTTTAAATAATAAGAAAG GGGATGGTTTGCGGTATAAGCCATTAGGGGCTGAAATACAGCTAATGGATAGTAATGGGGGGAATTTCACTTTGGATTCCGATGATGATCTCGATAATGGGATTAAAGAAGAAGATGGTTTGGTGAAAGAGAAGTCGGCTGTTGTGGAATTGGGTGGTAATGGCCATGCTTCACATGTCTGA
- the LOC121218484 gene encoding DNA-directed RNA polymerases II, IV and V subunit 3-like: MILFFDIDPNTQQVVVVDPEAYTYDDEVLKKAEAMGKPGLVEIYAKEGSFIFTVESTGAIKASQLVLNAIEILKQKLDAVRLSEDTVEADD; the protein is encoded by the exons ATGATCTTATTCTTTGACATTGACCCAAATACCCAACAG gTTGTGGTGGTTGATCCAGAGGCGTATACCTATGACGATGAGGTGCTAAAGAAAGCTGAAGCTATGGGCAAGCCAGGTCTTGTGGAGATATATGCCAAAGAAGGCAGTTTCATCTTTACAGTTGAATCCACTGGTGCGATCAAAGCTTCTCAGTTGGTTCTTAATGCTATAGAAATCTTGAAACAGAAGTTGGATGCAGTTCGCCTGTCTGAGGATACTGTGGAAGCTGATGATTAG